In Asanoa sp. WMMD1127, one genomic interval encodes:
- the urtC gene encoding urea ABC transporter permease subunit UrtC, producing MTATVDRAVETPPPSAPRRRWAASPARAVVGFASGAVLLFALAPAVLSDFRLSLLAKYLCLAMVAVGIGLAWGRGGLLTLGQGVFFGLGGYAMAMHMKLADAGPGQLPDFMQLYGQLDALPWWWRPFASPWFALPATVLLPMLVAFLLGSLVFRRRVRGAYFAILSQALAAAMVILLIGQQGTTGGTNGLTDFEGFFGYDLDDPVNQRMVYFLVAGGLLLLVAVARQLMASRYGELLVAVRDGEERVRFLGHNPATVKLVAYVVAAGMAGLAGALFVPAVGIINPALIGVVPSIEFVIGVAVGGRAMLLGPVLGAVAVAWARTSLSEEFPAAWTYLQGLLFVLVVAFLPGGLVALPAAARRLRRTPREEVAT from the coding sequence ATGACGGCGACGGTCGACCGGGCGGTGGAGACGCCTCCGCCGAGCGCACCGCGCCGCCGGTGGGCCGCGTCGCCCGCCCGGGCCGTGGTCGGGTTCGCGTCCGGCGCCGTGCTGCTGTTCGCGCTCGCGCCGGCGGTGCTGTCCGACTTCCGGTTGAGCCTGCTGGCCAAGTACCTGTGCCTGGCGATGGTCGCCGTGGGCATCGGGCTCGCCTGGGGCCGCGGCGGCCTGCTCACGTTGGGGCAGGGCGTCTTCTTCGGCCTCGGCGGCTACGCCATGGCCATGCACATGAAGCTGGCCGACGCGGGGCCCGGTCAGCTGCCGGACTTCATGCAGCTCTACGGCCAGCTCGACGCCCTGCCGTGGTGGTGGCGGCCGTTCGCCAGCCCGTGGTTCGCCCTGCCCGCCACCGTGCTGCTGCCGATGCTCGTCGCCTTCCTGCTCGGCTCGCTTGTGTTCCGCCGGCGGGTCCGGGGCGCCTACTTCGCGATCCTCAGCCAGGCCCTCGCGGCCGCCATGGTGATCCTCCTGATTGGCCAGCAGGGCACGACCGGCGGCACCAACGGCCTGACCGACTTCGAGGGCTTCTTCGGGTACGACCTGGACGACCCGGTCAACCAGCGGATGGTCTACTTCCTCGTGGCCGGCGGGCTGTTGCTGCTGGTCGCGGTGGCCCGCCAACTGATGGCCAGCCGCTACGGCGAGCTGCTGGTGGCGGTCCGGGACGGCGAGGAGCGCGTGCGGTTCCTCGGCCACAACCCGGCGACAGTCAAGCTCGTGGCGTACGTCGTGGCCGCGGGCATGGCGGGCCTCGCCGGCGCGCTGTTCGTGCCGGCGGTCGGCATCATCAACCCGGCCCTGATCGGCGTCGTGCCGTCGATCGAGTTCGTCATCGGCGTCGCCGTCGGCGGTCGCGCGATGCTGCTCGGGCCGGTCCTCGGCGCGGTTGCCGTCGCGTGGGCCCGGACGAGCCTGTCCGAGGAGTTCCCGGCCGCGTGGACCTACCTGCAGGGACTGTTGTTCGTGCTCGTCGTCGCGTTCCTGCCCGGCGGCCTGGTGGCCCTGCCCGCGGCGGCCCGGCGGTTGCGCCGCACGCCACGCGAGGAGGTCGCCACGTGA
- the urtD gene encoding urea ABC transporter ATP-binding protein UrtD has protein sequence MTGLEIRDLRVTFDGFAAVDGVDLSVAPGDIRFLIGPNGAGKTTLVDAVTGLAKAAGSVSFDGHELLGRPVHRIARLGVGRTFQTSSVFEGLTVLQNLDIAAGAGRGWWTMARRRRDVPEAVARALETIGLTSRRDALAGTLAHGHKQWLEIGMLLVQDVSLLLLDEPVAGMSHEERDATGALLASISADRTVVVIEHDMDFMRTFARTVTVLHAGRVLSEGTVAQVQADPRVQEVYLGRAVVEEAA, from the coding sequence GTGACCGGGCTGGAGATCCGCGACCTGCGGGTGACGTTCGACGGGTTCGCCGCCGTCGACGGGGTCGACCTGAGCGTGGCGCCCGGCGACATCCGGTTCCTGATCGGGCCCAACGGCGCCGGGAAGACCACACTGGTCGACGCCGTGACGGGGCTGGCCAAGGCGGCCGGGTCGGTCAGCTTCGACGGTCACGAACTGCTCGGCCGGCCCGTGCATCGGATCGCCCGGCTGGGCGTGGGGCGCACCTTCCAGACGTCGTCGGTCTTCGAAGGGCTGACCGTGTTGCAGAATCTCGACATCGCGGCGGGCGCCGGCCGCGGTTGGTGGACGATGGCGCGGCGGCGGCGCGACGTGCCTGAGGCGGTCGCGCGGGCCCTGGAGACGATCGGGCTGACGTCCCGGCGGGACGCGCTTGCCGGCACCCTGGCCCACGGTCACAAGCAGTGGCTGGAGATCGGGATGCTGCTCGTGCAGGACGTCTCGCTGCTGCTGCTCGACGAGCCGGTCGCCGGGATGAGCCACGAGGAGCGCGATGCAACCGGTGCCCTGCTGGCCTCGATCAGCGCGGACCGGACGGTCGTGGTGATCGAGCACGACATGGACTTCATGCGCACCTTCGCCCGGACGGTCACCGTGCTGCACGCGGGTCGGGTGCTGAGCGAGGGGACAGTGGCGCAGGTGCAGGCCGATCCCCGCGTGCAGGAGGTCTATCTGGGTCGAGCCGTCGTCGAGGAGGCCGCGTGA
- a CDS encoding ATP-binding cassette domain-containing protein — MLEVDGIVSGYGRTAVLHGVSVTVPDGRITALLGHNGAGKSTLLRTIIGLIRPRHGTVVFAGADVTRLAPHERVGRGMAYVPQGQQCFPHLTTAENLRLVADTRRGGVGAMADAVDLFPALRGLLGRRAGLLSGGQRQQLAIARALITQPRLLLLDEPTEGIQPSVVAEIERAILAIGLPVLLVEQHVGFAVRAADRYYVLESGRVTSSGDGGAAAESSVRAALAV, encoded by the coding sequence ATGCTCGAGGTCGACGGCATCGTGTCGGGCTACGGCCGCACGGCTGTCCTGCATGGAGTGTCGGTGACAGTGCCGGACGGCCGGATCACCGCGTTGCTCGGGCACAACGGCGCCGGCAAGAGCACCCTGCTGCGCACGATCATCGGCCTGATCCGGCCGCGCCATGGCACCGTGGTGTTCGCGGGCGCCGACGTGACCCGGCTGGCGCCGCACGAGCGGGTCGGGCGCGGCATGGCGTACGTGCCGCAGGGCCAGCAGTGCTTCCCGCACCTGACGACGGCGGAGAATCTGCGCCTGGTGGCCGACACGCGGCGTGGAGGAGTCGGGGCGATGGCCGACGCGGTCGACCTGTTCCCGGCGCTGCGCGGTTTGCTGGGCCGGCGGGCGGGGCTGCTTTCCGGGGGTCAGCGCCAGCAACTCGCCATCGCCAGGGCGTTGATCACCCAGCCCCGGCTGCTGCTGCTCGACGAGCCGACCGAGGGGATCCAGCCGTCGGTGGTCGCCGAGATCGAGCGCGCGATCCTGGCCATCGGACTGCCCGTCTTGCTCGTCGAGCAGCATGTGGGCTTCGCGGTGCGGGCCGCCGACCGCTACTACGTGCTGGAGTCGGGCCGGGTGACGTCGTCGGGCGACGGGGGCGCGGCGGCGGAGTCCTCGGTGCGGGCGGCGCTGGCGGTCTAG
- a CDS encoding CGNR zinc finger domain-containing protein, which produces MPAQLAPVLAFVNSMDVELGTDEWDDGPAALATWLTAAGIAGEDTTVTDDDLALARELRTGLRAMTLANNGVPAPAAARRTLTRALARFPLTASPDGLTSGALFGPVVAGYAHGVATGEFARMRQCPAGDCSWVFWDSSAKGGRKWCTMGVCGNRAKARAYAARRRRP; this is translated from the coding sequence ATGCCGGCCCAACTGGCCCCCGTGCTCGCCTTCGTCAACTCGATGGACGTGGAGCTCGGCACCGACGAGTGGGACGACGGCCCGGCGGCGCTCGCGACCTGGCTGACCGCGGCCGGCATCGCGGGCGAGGACACCACCGTCACGGACGACGACCTCGCCCTCGCCCGCGAGCTGCGCACCGGCCTGCGGGCCATGACCCTGGCCAACAACGGCGTCCCGGCGCCGGCCGCGGCGAGGAGAACGCTCACCCGTGCCCTCGCCCGCTTCCCGCTGACCGCGTCTCCGGACGGCCTGACCTCCGGCGCGCTTTTCGGTCCGGTCGTGGCGGGCTACGCACACGGCGTCGCGACCGGCGAGTTCGCCCGCATGCGGCAGTGCCCGGCCGGCGACTGCTCCTGGGTCTTCTGGGATTCGTCGGCGAAGGGCGGCCGGAAGTGGTGCACGATGGGCGTTTGCGGCAACCGGGCCAAGGCCCGCGCGTACGCCGCCCGCCGCCGCCGACCCTAG
- a CDS encoding MFS transporter has product MRRNEWLLVSFTVATNLADAVTKVALPLLAVRITDQPAAVAAVAALLTLPWLLTALHVGVLVDRLDRRRLMVAAELARIAAIAVLLGAVLGGLVSLPLLYTVALALGVAEVVALTAGASIVPAAVRRERWPLVTARITAAEYLCNGFLGAPVGGFLVAAGFALALGVTGVVYVAGAVLLLLLAGAFRPAPRERRPVGREIRDGLGFLLRNRLLRTMALLIAAMAGAWSAWLALIPAYAVAGPLGLDERRFGLLLTALGAGGVIGALLVGRVNRLLGRRWSMFADIIGSCALVAVPALVARPIPVAVAAFVAGVGGTMWTVNSRVIIQSAVPDGMLGRFNAASRLVGWGTTPIAAALAGVLAQTLGYRVAFGAFAILCALLVIPFLKVVTDDALTAALAPAEPTAREAVPAP; this is encoded by the coding sequence GTGCGACGGAACGAGTGGTTGCTGGTCAGCTTCACGGTCGCCACCAACCTCGCCGACGCGGTGACCAAGGTGGCGCTGCCGCTGCTGGCGGTGCGGATCACCGACCAGCCGGCGGCGGTCGCGGCGGTGGCGGCGCTGCTGACGCTGCCGTGGCTGCTGACCGCGCTGCACGTGGGCGTGCTGGTCGACCGCCTCGACCGGCGCCGGCTGATGGTCGCCGCGGAACTGGCCCGGATCGCGGCGATCGCGGTGCTGCTCGGCGCCGTCCTGGGCGGGCTGGTGTCGCTGCCGCTGCTCTACACGGTCGCGCTGGCGCTCGGCGTGGCCGAGGTGGTCGCCCTGACCGCCGGCGCGTCGATCGTGCCGGCGGCGGTGCGGCGGGAGCGCTGGCCGCTGGTCACGGCCCGGATCACCGCCGCCGAATACCTGTGCAACGGCTTCCTCGGCGCGCCCGTCGGCGGCTTCCTGGTCGCGGCCGGCTTCGCGCTGGCCCTGGGGGTGACGGGCGTGGTCTACGTCGCCGGCGCGGTGCTGTTGCTGCTGCTGGCCGGCGCCTTCCGCCCCGCGCCGCGCGAACGGCGCCCGGTCGGCCGGGAGATCCGCGACGGCCTGGGCTTCCTGCTGCGCAACCGCCTGCTCCGCACGATGGCCCTGCTGATCGCCGCGATGGCGGGCGCGTGGAGCGCCTGGTTGGCACTGATCCCGGCGTACGCGGTGGCCGGTCCGCTGGGCCTCGACGAGCGCCGATTCGGCCTGCTCCTGACCGCCCTCGGCGCCGGCGGCGTGATCGGCGCGCTGCTGGTCGGCCGCGTCAACCGCCTCCTCGGCCGCCGCTGGTCGATGTTCGCCGACATCATCGGCTCGTGCGCCCTGGTCGCGGTGCCGGCGCTGGTGGCCCGACCGATCCCGGTCGCGGTGGCGGCGTTCGTCGCGGGCGTCGGCGGCACGATGTGGACGGTCAACTCGCGGGTCATCATCCAGTCGGCGGTGCCGGACGGCATGCTGGGCCGCTTCAACGCCGCGAGCCGCCTGGTCGGCTGGGGCACGACCCCGATCGCCGCCGCCCTGGCCGGCGTCCTGGCCCAGACGTTGGGCTACCGGGTCGCCTTCGGCGCCTTCGCCATCCTCTGCGCCCTCCTGGTCATCCCGTTCCTCAAGGTCGTCACCGACGACGCCCTCACCGCGGCCCTGGCGCCGGCGGAGCCGACCGCCCGGGAAGCGGTTCCCGCGCCCTGA
- a CDS encoding AI-2E family transporter produces MRSQVSADDPAPKTDATDDGPVPAPRPAPSRAVPPADTDIAADELPYGRPGRPFRRSPFLLGFLGGLGLVLAYATYLAVRNAFGILVLIFIALFLAIGLNPAVVRLRKLGVPRGGAVAIVALALVLVLAGAIGALVPPLVTQIGDFIAAAPGYVEALQRNPTINDLVGQFDLVERAKSLASPETFSRALGGVFGGARLIFGTLFQVLTVLVLTIYFMASFDKMKEAAYGLVPASRRDRVQLLSDEILAKVGAYIVGALAIAVLAGISAFVFAMIVGLAYPFALAVVVAVCDLIPQIGATIGAVIVTIVAFADSLTVGIAAAVFFIVYQQVENYLIYPKVMRRSVKVSDVAAIVAALVGVGLFGVLGALVAIPAVAALQLIVREVVMPRQEAR; encoded by the coding sequence ATGAGGAGCCAGGTGAGCGCCGACGATCCGGCCCCGAAGACCGACGCGACCGACGACGGGCCCGTGCCGGCGCCCCGCCCGGCGCCGTCCCGCGCGGTGCCGCCGGCCGACACCGACATTGCCGCCGACGAGCTGCCCTACGGGCGGCCCGGCCGGCCGTTCCGGCGCAGTCCGTTCCTGCTGGGCTTCCTCGGCGGGCTCGGCCTCGTCCTCGCGTACGCCACGTATCTGGCTGTCCGCAACGCCTTCGGCATCCTCGTGCTCATCTTCATCGCCCTGTTCCTCGCGATCGGCCTCAACCCGGCCGTGGTCCGGCTGCGCAAGCTGGGCGTGCCGCGCGGCGGGGCGGTAGCGATCGTCGCGCTGGCGCTCGTGCTGGTGCTGGCCGGCGCCATCGGCGCGCTCGTGCCGCCCCTGGTCACCCAGATCGGCGACTTCATCGCGGCGGCGCCGGGCTACGTCGAGGCGCTGCAACGCAACCCGACCATCAACGACCTCGTCGGCCAGTTCGACCTCGTCGAGCGGGCCAAGTCGCTGGCCAGTCCGGAGACCTTCAGCCGGGCGCTGGGCGGTGTGTTCGGCGGCGCCCGGCTCATCTTCGGCACGCTCTTCCAGGTGCTCACCGTGCTGGTGCTGACCATCTACTTCATGGCGTCGTTCGACAAGATGAAGGAGGCGGCGTACGGGCTGGTGCCGGCGTCCCGGCGCGACCGCGTCCAGCTGCTCTCCGACGAGATCCTCGCCAAGGTCGGCGCCTACATCGTCGGCGCGCTGGCGATCGCGGTGCTGGCCGGCATCAGCGCGTTCGTGTTCGCGATGATCGTGGGCCTGGCCTATCCGTTCGCGCTCGCCGTCGTGGTCGCGGTGTGTGACCTGATCCCGCAGATCGGCGCCACCATCGGGGCGGTCATCGTCACCATCGTCGCGTTCGCCGACTCGCTCACGGTGGGCATCGCGGCCGCGGTGTTCTTCATCGTCTACCAGCAGGTGGAGAACTACCTGATCTATCCGAAGGTGATGCGCCGGTCGGTCAAGGTGAGCGACGTGGCCGCGATCGTGGCGGCCCTGGTCGGCGTCGGCCTGTTCGGTGTCCTCGGCGCCCTGGTGGCGATCCCGGCGGTGGCGGCGCTGCAGCTCATCGTCCGCGAGGTCGTCATGCCGCGGCAGGAAGCCCGCTGA
- a CDS encoding cell division protein DivIVA, whose protein sequence is MPQQQSSLGFFENANSTEEFTVALRGYDRRQVDDTLARLQNRLAAAEKERADAEQKTNDAQRRLRQAEQRLGALEQKLNDTNKQLEENNRPTLSGLGTRVEQILRLAEEQANDHRGEAKRESEGILSAARLEAREITDKARAEAAAMKATAEREAGSVRTAAEREAAEVRVQARREADTLRADADRETKQLRTVTAHEVAELKSTVEREVATLRATAEREITQLRAKAGREAEEKRAEATKMLSDARDKRDKDLQALALELAERREKSEREESERHAAQVAQTQKLVAEAEERARAAEDRAKEIEQRAEARRVESERTAAETVDRARNAADKALKEAQSEAHRHLSEARTEAEITTQTARREVEDLTRQKDAVTAQLGQMLSGLAGIVPTVAAPKQETKKDKDAEDKSAANA, encoded by the coding sequence ATGCCCCAGCAGCAGTCCTCCCTTGGCTTCTTCGAGAACGCTAACTCGACAGAAGAGTTCACCGTCGCTCTGCGCGGCTACGACCGCCGGCAGGTCGACGACACCCTCGCGCGTCTCCAGAACCGCCTCGCCGCCGCCGAGAAGGAGCGCGCCGACGCGGAGCAGAAGACCAACGACGCGCAGCGTCGCCTGCGCCAGGCCGAGCAGCGCCTCGGCGCGCTCGAGCAGAAGCTCAACGACACCAACAAGCAGCTCGAGGAAAACAACCGGCCGACGCTCTCGGGGCTCGGCACGCGGGTCGAGCAGATCCTGCGCCTCGCCGAGGAGCAGGCCAACGACCACCGGGGCGAGGCCAAGCGCGAGTCGGAGGGCATCCTCTCCGCCGCGCGGCTCGAGGCCCGCGAGATCACCGACAAGGCGCGCGCCGAGGCCGCGGCCATGAAGGCCACCGCCGAGCGCGAGGCCGGCAGCGTCCGCACGGCCGCCGAGCGCGAGGCCGCCGAGGTGCGGGTGCAGGCCCGCCGCGAGGCCGACACGCTGCGCGCCGACGCCGACCGCGAGACCAAGCAGCTGCGCACGGTCACCGCCCACGAGGTCGCCGAGCTCAAGTCGACGGTGGAGCGCGAGGTCGCGACGCTGCGGGCGACCGCCGAGCGCGAGATCACCCAGCTGCGCGCCAAGGCCGGCCGCGAGGCCGAGGAGAAGCGCGCCGAGGCGACCAAGATGCTCAGCGACGCCCGCGACAAGCGCGACAAGGACCTGCAGGCCCTCGCGCTGGAGCTGGCCGAGCGTCGGGAGAAGTCCGAGCGCGAGGAGTCCGAGCGGCACGCCGCCCAGGTCGCGCAGACCCAGAAGCTGGTCGCCGAGGCCGAGGAGCGCGCCCGCGCCGCCGAAGACCGCGCCAAGGAGATCGAGCAGCGCGCCGAGGCGCGCCGGGTCGAGTCGGAGCGCACCGCCGCCGAGACCGTCGACCGGGCCCGCAACGCGGCCGACAAGGCCCTCAAGGAAGCGCAGTCCGAGGCGCACCGGCACCTGTCCGAGGCGCGCACCGAGGCCGAGATCACCACGCAGACCGCCCGCCGCGAGGTCGAAGACCTCACCCGGCAGAAGGACGCGGTCACCGCGCAGCTCGGCCAGATGCTCTCCGGTCTCGCCGGCATCGTCCCGACCGTGGCGGCGCCCAAGCAGGAGACCAAGAAGGACAAGGACGCCGAGGACAAGTCGGCGGCCAACGCCTGA
- the ccrA gene encoding crotonyl-CoA carboxylase/reductase codes for MRDIVETIMAAEGAASPDLSALGRVPVPPTYRGVVVRADEVGMFEGLATGDKDPRKSLHVEEVPTPELAPGEALVAVMASAINYNTVWTSIFEPVPTFAFLRRYGKLSELTKRHDLPHQVVGSDAAGVVLRVGAAVSKWRPGDEVVAHCLSVELEDADGHDDTMLDPQQRIWGFETNFGGLAELAVVKANQLMPKPRHLSWEEAACPGLVNSTAYRQLVSHHGAAMKQGDVVLIWGASGGLGGYATQLALNGGATPVCVVSSPEKAELCRRMGAELVIDRAAEGFTFWRDEHTQDAGEWRRFGELIRSLTGGRDPDIVFEHPGRETFGASIYVARRGGTIVTCASTSGFQHEFDNRYLWMNLKRIIGSHFANYREAWEANRLISSGRIHPTLSRVYPLELTGQATLDVHRNRHQGKVGVRCLAPAEGLGVRDPELRARHEEGINRFRGE; via the coding sequence GTGCGGGACATCGTCGAAACGATCATGGCGGCCGAAGGCGCCGCTTCGCCTGACCTGTCCGCACTGGGCCGGGTGCCGGTGCCGCCGACGTACCGCGGTGTGGTCGTGCGGGCCGACGAGGTCGGCATGTTCGAGGGGTTGGCGACCGGCGACAAGGACCCGCGCAAGTCGCTGCACGTCGAAGAGGTGCCCACGCCGGAGCTGGCGCCGGGCGAGGCGCTGGTGGCGGTGATGGCCAGCGCGATCAACTACAACACGGTCTGGACGAGCATCTTCGAGCCGGTGCCGACGTTCGCGTTCCTGCGCCGCTACGGCAAGCTCTCGGAGCTGACCAAGCGGCACGACCTGCCGCACCAGGTGGTGGGTTCCGACGCGGCCGGCGTGGTGCTCCGGGTCGGGGCGGCCGTCTCCAAGTGGCGGCCCGGCGACGAGGTGGTCGCGCACTGCCTGTCGGTCGAGCTGGAGGACGCCGACGGGCACGACGACACGATGCTCGACCCGCAGCAGCGGATCTGGGGATTCGAGACCAACTTCGGCGGCCTGGCCGAGCTGGCGGTGGTCAAGGCCAACCAGCTGATGCCCAAGCCGCGGCACCTCAGCTGGGAGGAGGCGGCCTGCCCGGGACTGGTCAACTCGACCGCCTACCGGCAGCTCGTCTCGCACCACGGCGCGGCGATGAAGCAGGGCGACGTCGTGCTCATCTGGGGCGCCTCCGGCGGACTCGGCGGGTACGCGACCCAGCTCGCCCTCAACGGCGGCGCCACGCCGGTCTGCGTGGTGTCGTCGCCGGAGAAGGCCGAGCTGTGCCGGCGGATGGGCGCCGAGCTCGTCATCGACCGGGCCGCCGAGGGCTTCACGTTCTGGCGGGACGAGCACACGCAGGACGCCGGCGAGTGGCGGCGGTTCGGCGAGCTGATCCGGTCGCTGACCGGCGGGCGCGACCCCGACATCGTCTTCGAGCACCCGGGCCGGGAGACGTTCGGCGCGAGCATCTATGTCGCCCGACGCGGCGGGACGATCGTCACGTGCGCGTCGACGAGTGGTTTCCAGCACGAGTTCGACAACCGCTATCTGTGGATGAACCTGAAGCGGATCATCGGCAGCCACTTCGCCAACTATCGCGAGGCATGGGAAGCGAATCGACTCATCTCTTCGGGTCGAATCCATCCGACGCTCTCCCGGGTCTATCCGCTCGAGCTGACGGGTCAGGCGACCCTCGACGTCCATCGCAACCGGCATCAGGGAAAGGTCGGCGTGCGCTGCCTCGCCCCGGCCGAGGGTTTGGGCGTTCGCGACCCTGAGCTGCGCGCACGGCACGAGGAAGGGATCAACCGGTTCCGCGGCGAATAG
- a CDS encoding TIGR03621 family F420-dependent LLM class oxidoreductase: MPKPFRFTASMPGLGGRTPAQWREQIRRVEELGFSSVAISDHFTDGWAMDPIVAMTVAAEATSRLKVLALVFCNDFRHPVLLHKSMANLAVFSGGRVEVGLGAGWKQSEHEAAGLTFDPPAVRVERLAESIDVISGLFGPEPLSYAGKHYRITELHGLPKPAHRPPILVGGGGRKVLELAGRSADIVGINPRLTAGGGLAAAMADMTAERIAAKVAWARAAAPDPERLEFQMTMLDVRVTVGGETHGSTSSQAAAATPEELAASPAVLHGPVDACVDKLVEVRERFGISYFHLGGNLAAAAPIVAKLG, translated from the coding sequence ATGCCGAAGCCGTTTCGCTTCACCGCTTCCATGCCCGGCCTGGGCGGTCGCACCCCGGCGCAGTGGCGCGAGCAGATCCGCCGGGTCGAGGAGCTGGGGTTCAGCTCCGTGGCCATCTCCGACCACTTCACCGACGGCTGGGCGATGGACCCGATCGTGGCGATGACGGTCGCGGCCGAGGCAACCAGCCGCCTCAAGGTGCTCGCACTGGTGTTCTGCAACGACTTCCGCCACCCGGTGCTGTTGCACAAGTCCATGGCCAACCTCGCCGTGTTCTCCGGCGGCCGCGTGGAGGTGGGCCTGGGCGCCGGCTGGAAGCAGTCCGAGCACGAGGCCGCCGGGCTGACCTTCGACCCGCCGGCCGTGCGCGTCGAACGGCTGGCCGAGTCGATCGACGTGATCAGCGGGCTGTTCGGACCCGAACCCTTGTCGTACGCGGGGAAGCACTACCGCATCACCGAGCTCCACGGGCTGCCGAAGCCGGCGCACCGCCCGCCGATCCTGGTCGGTGGCGGCGGCCGCAAGGTGCTGGAGCTGGCCGGCCGGAGCGCCGACATCGTGGGGATCAACCCGCGGCTGACCGCCGGCGGCGGGCTCGCGGCCGCGATGGCCGACATGACCGCCGAGCGGATCGCCGCCAAGGTGGCGTGGGCCCGGGCCGCGGCGCCCGACCCCGAGCGGCTCGAGTTCCAGATGACCATGCTCGACGTGCGGGTGACGGTCGGCGGCGAGACCCACGGCTCCACGTCGAGCCAGGCCGCGGCGGCCACCCCCGAGGAGCTGGCCGCCTCGCCCGCGGTGCTGCACGGCCCGGTCGACGCGTGTGTCGACAAGCTGGTCGAGGTGCGCGAGCGGTTCGGGATCAGCTATTTCCACCTCGGCGGCAACCTGGCCGCGGCGGCGCCGATCGTCGCGAAACTGGGCTAA
- the mce gene encoding methylmalonyl-CoA epimerase, whose protein sequence is MGQDAAAKHADDSVTGDVGLLRIDHVGVAVADLDEAIAFYSRVFGMTCVHIEENTDQGVREAMMSVGPTTEGGCVQLLAPLSPASAIAKFLDRSGPGVQQVAYTVRDVEAAAAALRARGMRLLYDAPRRGTAGSRINFVHPKDAGGVLVELVEPA, encoded by the coding sequence ATGGGCCAGGACGCCGCCGCGAAGCACGCTGACGACTCAGTCACAGGAGATGTGGGCCTGCTCCGCATCGACCACGTCGGGGTGGCGGTGGCCGACCTCGACGAGGCCATCGCGTTCTACTCCCGGGTGTTCGGGATGACGTGCGTCCACATTGAAGAAAACACCGACCAGGGCGTACGCGAGGCGATGATGTCGGTCGGCCCGACCACCGAGGGCGGTTGCGTGCAGTTGCTCGCGCCGCTGTCGCCGGCCTCGGCCATCGCCAAGTTCCTCGACCGGTCCGGGCCGGGCGTGCAGCAGGTGGCCTACACGGTGCGTGACGTCGAGGCGGCGGCCGCGGCGCTGCGGGCCCGCGGCATGCGGCTGCTCTACGACGCGCCCCGGCGCGGCACCGCCGGCTCCCGGATCAACTTCGTCCACCCGAAGGACGCCGGCGGGGTCCTGGTCGAGCTGGTCGAGCCCGCTTAG
- a CDS encoding acetyl-CoA C-acetyltransferase, which produces MTSVIVGGARTPMGRLLGNLKDFPATKLGGFAIKGALERAGVTPNQVDYVIMGQVLQAGAGQIPARQAAVEAGIPMSVPALTINKVCLSGLDAIALADQLIRAGEAEIVVAGGMESMTNAPHLMLGQRGGYKYGDVTVKDHMALDGLTDAFDQISMGESTDRLGAKLGIGRAEQDEFSARSHQRAAAAQKNGHFAEEIVAVEVPQRRGDPLVISEDEGVRPDASAESLGKLRPAFLADGTITAGSSSPISDGAAAVVVMSRAKAEELGLAWLAEIGAHGMVAGPDNSLHSQPSNAIKKALAKQGLTVADLDLIEINEAFAQVGLQSMRDLGVDADIVNVNGGAIALGHPIGMSGARLALTLALELKRRGGGTGAAALCGGGGQGDALIITVPKA; this is translated from the coding sequence ATGACGAGCGTGATCGTTGGCGGCGCGCGCACGCCGATGGGCCGGCTGCTGGGCAACCTCAAGGACTTCCCGGCGACCAAGCTCGGCGGGTTCGCGATCAAGGGCGCGCTGGAGCGGGCCGGCGTGACGCCCAACCAGGTCGACTACGTGATCATGGGTCAGGTGCTGCAGGCCGGCGCGGGGCAGATCCCCGCCCGCCAGGCCGCGGTCGAGGCCGGCATCCCGATGTCGGTGCCGGCCCTGACGATCAACAAGGTCTGCCTCTCCGGGCTCGACGCGATCGCCCTGGCCGACCAGCTGATCCGGGCCGGCGAGGCCGAGATCGTGGTCGCCGGCGGCATGGAGTCGATGACCAACGCCCCGCACCTCATGCTCGGCCAGCGCGGCGGCTACAAATACGGCGACGTGACGGTCAAGGACCATATGGCGCTCGACGGGCTCACCGACGCGTTCGACCAGATCAGCATGGGGGAGTCGACCGACCGGCTGGGCGCGAAGCTGGGCATCGGCCGCGCCGAGCAGGACGAGTTCTCGGCACGCAGCCACCAGCGGGCCGCGGCCGCCCAGAAGAACGGCCACTTCGCCGAGGAGATCGTGGCGGTCGAGGTGCCCCAGCGGCGCGGCGACCCGTTGGTGATCAGCGAGGACGAGGGCGTCCGGCCCGACGCGAGCGCCGAGTCGCTGGGCAAGCTCCGCCCGGCGTTCCTCGCCGACGGCACGATCACCGCGGGCAGTTCCTCGCCCATCTCCGACGGCGCCGCCGCCGTCGTCGTGATGAGCCGGGCCAAGGCCGAGGAGCTGGGCCTGGCCTGGCTGGCCGAGATCGGCGCGCACGGCATGGTGGCCGGCCCCGACAACTCGCTGCACTCGCAGCCGTCCAACGCGATCAAGAAGGCGCTGGCCAAGCAGGGCCTGACCGTCGCCGACCTCGACCTGATCGAGATCAACGAGGCGTTCGCGCAGGTCGGCCTCCAGTCGATGCGGGACCTGGGCGTCGACGCCGACATCGTCAACGTCAACGGCGGCGCGATCGCGCTCGGCCACCCGATCGGCATGAGCGGCGCTCGGCTCGCGCTGACCCTGGCGCTGGAGCTCAAGCGGCGCGGCGGCGGCACCGGCGCGGCGGCGCTGTGCGGCGGCGGCGGCCAGGGCGACGCCCTGATCATCACTGTCCCGAAGGCATGA